GCGGAGCCTAAATGTATGAAAAATTTTTTAATTAAAAATATTATTATTATGATTTCTATTGTTACTATAACTATTAATTCAACTATAAAAGCTGAAATAAAATCTATAGATTCCATTTCTCAAGCTGTTTCTAATTTTGATTATTTAGATGGAGAAACTCTCGTTGCGTTTGATTTAGATGACACTTTGATAAATTCTGATAGTGGAATGTTTTATCTTTTGTATAGAAAATTAGAAGATTTTGCAGCTACACATACAGATTTTATTAAAAAATTAAGACAATCTTTCAATCAACTTGATCCAGAAAAAAACATGGCCGAATACTATAATATATTTGCCAGTGCAGTATTTGCAAAAACTGAATTTATTCCTACCGAAAATATTACAATTGAAACAATTAAAAATCTGCAAGCTAAAAATCTTAAAGTTATAGGACTAACGGCAAGTAACGCAGGAAAATATGGTTTTGTAGAAAATATGCAAATATGGCGGGATTCTTTATTAAAAAAAATAGGATTGGATTTTAGCTCCAGTTTTAATATTCAAGAAATAGAATTTGATAATTTAAAAAAAGTTTTTGGTTTTTATCCGGTTTATTATAAAGGTGTTTTGAGTGCCGCAAGAAATCCTAAAAGTAAAGTGTTAATAGAATTTTTTAATAGAATAAACTGGCGTCCCAAAAAATTAATTTTTGTTGATGATAGTCATAGTAATTGTTTAGATGTTGACAAAGAAATGTCAGATTTGGGAATAAAAACTACATGTTTTTGGTACAGTGCTGCTTATAAAAATAAAATAAATATAAACGAGACGATTATACAAAAGCAGATAGATCATTGGCTAAAATTTAATGAATTTTTGAGTGAAAAAGAAGTTTTAGCTAATTTTTACTAAAAATTAAATCTAGTTCACATTATATTAAATATTTGCTTTAACTCGTTTTTCAATGATATTTTATCTGAATATTTTTTTAAAACTTCGTGTGGATCAAAACTTTTAACCTGTTTAATTAATTTTTTAATATCGTCTACAGATTCAAGTGCATGTCGTTTTATAATTTCACGGTTATTTTCAAGTTTTATTTTTAATATATTTTTTTGATCGTCTGACAAATTATAATCTTGCTCATCAAATATTTTCAGCCATCTATTATAACCAAGCCAATTATAAATATTATTTAAACCGTGTTTTGCCGTAATAATTATATCAATAATTAATTGCCCAACTTCTTGATCATTTAAATTTTTGCTTTTTAAACACATATCAGCCAAATACAATTCTTTACAATCTCCGGAATATGGAAAAATAGATATGGAACGTTTTTCATTTTGCGGTGTATCTATAAAAACTATTTTACCATCAATATTCATTACTAAATTGGCACCATCAACACCATTTCCAAGACCTAAATCTGTTAAAAAACTTTTTTTAATTGCATAAAGCAAATAAGACAAATCTTCTTCAGAAATTTCCAATAAATGGAATAAAACCATATTATTTTTATCTATTTTAATAAATTCTTCGATAACAAAATAATTATGATCATTAAGTTCTATATCTTGACCTACTTGATATAAATATTTTTTAGGTGCTCGAATATTTTTAAAATTTAAAGAATTAATTTTTATAGAATTTAAAATTCTGCCAACATTTTCTTGATAAAAGTATTCTTGTGCCAACACTTCCGGTGAATTAAGCTTGAATACATAATTACCTAAAGATTCAGGTAGTGCAAAAGCAAGCCTGCCATCATTTTTTAAAATCTTACATCCATTATCTTTTAATTTTCTTTTAATATCTTTCCACTTGGTTTTAAAATATTCTTTATATTTATCAAAATAAGAATTTTTTAATTTATACTTTTCACCCAAATCATTATCAAGTAAATCTATTCGTTGATACTCGTACACAATAGGTTTTATCTCATCAACTAATTCCTGAAAATTTACGCCAATATTTTTAAAAAATTTATCTATTTTACTTTTAATTTCAGGATCCAATAAATTTTCTTTTACAAATTTTTTCTGATCCTCAAGATAATAGGTATAATTTTCACCCAACTTAAAATCAATAGGTTTGATTGAATTCGAGATAAACGTAAATACAGATAAAAATAATAATTTTAAAAATAAATTGTTTGAAATTTTCATAAGAAGCCCCCAATTTAGATTTATTTAATCTTTGAGATATTTAAAACCAATACTCCAACTGTTATTAATCCCAAATTTAGAAAGATCAAATTCCATTAATTTACTTCAAGTTTATATATTAACTCAACAATATAAAACGATGTAACGATTGAATCGAAAATTTAAGCAAAATATAATAAAACCGTTAAATGCAAATTCATATTGAAAACTTATTAATTTTTGATTAGATAATATTATCACAAAGTATTATAAATTCACATAATAGTAGTAGATTAAATTTCTTAGGTTTAAAACTGAGTTTTTTGCAAAAAAACTCCAATATTCTATGTAAAACCCATAAAATATTGCCATTTGTAAAATTATTTTAATTTTTATACAATTAAACTATATCAAATAAAATTAATAAATTTTGCTAAAAAATGGAGTATTTGTGAAAAAGTTTTTAAAAATACTATTTTTATCTTTAGCCACTTTAAACGCATTTAATTTAAATGCAGGTAAAAAGAGTTTCTTTCCCTTTTATAAAAATCCTGATTTACGTAAACAAAAACAAGATAATAAAGATTTAAATAAACATATCTTTAAAAAAGATAAGGGTGAGTCTGAACGTTTTGAAAACAGACATCCTAAAAAATTTAATTTAACTTGCTCAAAAGCACATAACTACATTTTAATTTTCATGTTAATCATGCTTTTAATGCCTGAAATTTCCGACATGATTTCAGAAGCAAAATTTAGAAATGATTTATGGCCTAAAGCTGTTCGTAGAGTTTCAAGAAATAGTTGGGACGAAAATAAAATATTTGGTGTTTGCGATAAAACGGACAAAGGCGAAAAATTTTGTTGCGAAATTAAATCCAATTATAAAGTTACCTGTTATGCAGATAATCCATCAAGATCTGTAACGTTTGATCTTGACGGCGTAATTGGTGATGAATCTTACGGTCAAGATTTTAATGCAACACAATCCCTTATAGAAGCAAGAGATATTTGTAAAAAAAGAAATAGTAGTTTTAGCATTCATGATGAATTTATAAATAAAACACAAATTTTAGAAAATTATCAAAATGAAATCGGAACGGAATGTACATCGGAAGTTTTTAAATATTACGGTTATCCATTTGATCGTGAATTAGAACGCAAAGAATTTTCAAATAAACGTAGTGAATATAAAGAATTTTCAGATGAATGTCGTGAATATAATGTACGTTATTATGAAATAGATGAACAACTAACAAATCTTAATAATATAACCAATGATCTGAATAAAAAATTTAATTTGAATTATAACTATTATACTAAAAGAGATTTTATTTATGATACACGTGAGGGCGATTTTTTTGGTGTGGCTAGAGCAATACGAGATAATTTTGTTATTGGGACCGGTTTTTCTGTTTATTTTTTAGAGGATCCATCAACATCTGATAATGAAATATGTTGTATTCAAGCTCATGAAAAAATGCACCTAGTACAATTTATACGTAAAAGTATAGTTTCACAAAATAACAATAACAGAGACGCGGAAGCCGATTTAGGATCCATTTTTGCAACAGATAGCCCCTGTTTAGGAGTTTATTTTTCAGATTTTCTCAATGATGAAGAAGAGTCTTTGTTACCAGATTTAAAAAATGAAAATATGTGTAATTATTCAAAAGAATTATGTAGACGCAAATTTGAATCAGGTGAAGATCCACATCCTGCTACAAATATAAGAGTTACATTTATTCTAAAAATGCATCAAAACTTTCAAAAAGCCAAAAAACTGTTATTTTATCTACCAAATGAGCAACAAAGTTTTGTTGAAGAAATTAAAGAAGAGCTATAAAAAATTATTTTTCCAAAATTTAAAGAGATTATTATGAAATTTAAAAACATAAGTAAATTAAAATTTGTTTTCGCATTTTTATTATTTTCTACTTCAAGCCTCATGGCTGATTACAGTAAATTTTCACCAACATCTAACGAAACTAAAAAATTTAAGTTAATTGAAATGGTTGGATTATGTTTTGGACTATCTTCTTTACCAAGAGTAGCAGGCCATAAATCCAGAACAACCAATAGACTGTTTATAGCTAGAATTTTAGATATTTCTAATGGTGGAAGTATCAACTTAATTGCTAATGATTTTAGTAACAAAAATGATATTTATTATATGCTTGAAGATGATGAAGATTTAAAAAACATAATCGCTGATGAAGGTTTTAAACGTTTTAGTATAGTTATTTATTATGTCGATATAGATCGAGAGTTATAAAACATCACATCAAAATCTTGTAACTTAGAACACATGAATAACAAGTGTTCATAAGTTACAAGTAATATTTATAAATAATTAAATTAATCATTAAAATTAGTTTTTTTCTTCTTCGTAATAGTCATCCCAATAACTACCGCCTTCTTTTTGCTCATCCTCTCTTGAATCATCACTTACCGGATCATTTTCTATTTCAATATTTTCTTTATCAATAATATTTTTAGGCGAAAAATTAAATATTATTTCTTCATCCGAATTTTTTTTATTTGTGAAAGTTAAGTTATATTTATTTGCACCTCTAAAAAACAAACAATACTTTGTAATGTTTGTTTTTGCTTTAATAATTGTCTGACCAAAAGTAATATTCCAATCATACAAAAATTTATACATCTTTTCATCTCTATCTTCTTTTGAATCATCAATACATGCAAATTTTACACCCTTATATCCTAAATATGCTGCAAGCGCAGGAACACAAAAAACAATTGATGGAAAAATAATATCACTTCCTAAATTACGAGAATTAAATGAACCATTACCGAGTAGCCAAGTTATTCCTGCAAGTGCGGCCCCACCAAGAGTTACTAAACCGGCTAGGGCTTTACAACCATTATCACACAAAGATTCCAAATTTGAATAATCATTAAAATTATAAATTTTTTCCGGAACCACAATATCCGAATTTATAAGATAATCAGATTCATTATCATTAGTTACTGCAACTTCGATAATATCAAAATTTACAAATGCTTCTTTTTTTTTATCATCTATTCCCGGAAATATATTCAAAAATTGATTCAGAGTTAACCTTTTCAATTCAACATTTATACCATTATTTCCATTTTCAATATCATATTTGCCGCGGTAATTCATTGCAAAAATTGATTTAGAAAATATTATCAAAACAAATACAGCTAAGATTTTAGACAATTTTTTCATAAAACTCCTTTAGAAATATTAAAAAAATTATTATAAATTAAGAAAAACATATGTTATACCTGCAAAAAATTATGTAAATAAAAAAATAAAAAGGGGCATGAATTTATTCATGCCCCTAACTTTTAAAATTTTAATCTCGTGCTTCTTGAATTGCTCTTAAAAAATTCAATCCATCGTTTTCTTCGCCAATTTTTTCTATATTAAGCTCCTCAACAACTTCTTCATCTCTAAAATCATCTTTAAAAAAATCAAACGATATTTGATTTTCTAAATTATCAACATTTACAAAAGTTAAATTATAATTTTTTAATCCTTTAAAAGACAAACAATATTTCACGATAGTTGAATTTGCTTTAACAACTGTTTTATCGGGTATAATAACATTTTCTTTAAAAAATTCTTCGATCTTTTCATCTCTATTATTTTTTGATCTATCTATGCAGCACGATTTTACACCCAAATAACTTAAAATGGATGTAATCACAGGAATACTAGATATGATAACAGATTGAG
The DNA window shown above is from Candidatus Dependentiae bacterium and carries:
- a CDS encoding DUF2608 domain-containing protein, encoding MKNFLIKNIIIMISIVTITINSTIKAEIKSIDSISQAVSNFDYLDGETLVAFDLDDTLINSDSGMFYLLYRKLEDFAATHTDFIKKLRQSFNQLDPEKNMAEYYNIFASAVFAKTEFIPTENITIETIKNLQAKNLKVIGLTASNAGKYGFVENMQIWRDSLLKKIGLDFSSSFNIQEIEFDNLKKVFGFYPVYYKGVLSAARNPKSKVLIEFFNRINWRPKKLIFVDDSHSNCLDVDKEMSDLGIKTTCFWYSAAYKNKININETIIQKQIDHWLKFNEFLSEKEVLANFY